One window of Perca flavescens isolate YP-PL-M2 chromosome 6, PFLA_1.0, whole genome shotgun sequence genomic DNA carries:
- the LOC114557577 gene encoding mitochondrial folate transporter/carrier: MSSAPNHGTVNVTETGSSKPVSAVSIAGHVQQVFSHVKIENLVAGLSGGVVSTLVLHPLDLVKIRFAVSDGLEVRPKYSGILHCMKSVWQQEGLRGLYQGVTPNIWGAGASWGLYFFFYNAFKGYIKEGRQTELNATEHLACAAEAGILTLTLTNPIWVTKTRMVLQYNADPSGKQYKGMIDALVTIYRHEGVPGLYKGFVPGLFGTSHGALQFMAYEELKRGYNKYRKVPSDAKLSALEYITMAALSKIFAVATTYPYQVVRARLQDQHNTYSGVLDVIRRTWRNEGAIGFYKGIIPNVIRVTPACCITFVVYENFSRYLLGQDQ; the protein is encoded by the exons ATGAGTTCCGCTCCAAACCACGGTACCGTTAACGTCAcagagacagggtccagcaaaCCCGTTTCTGCTGTGTCAATAGCCGGACATGTCCAGCAGGTCTTCAGCCATGTAAAGATAGAAAACCTGGTCGCAGGACTCAGTGGAGGAGTGGTGTCAACACTCGTGCTTCATCCTCTGGATCtggttaaaatcaggtttgCAG TAAGTGATGGATTGGAAGTTAGACCTAAGTACAGTGGCATACTGCACTGTATGAAGAGTGTTTGGCAGCAGGAGGGACTCAGAGGACTCTACCAAGGAGTGACACCCAATATTTGGGGTGCTGGAGCATCTTGGGGTCTCTACTTCTTTTT CTACAATGCATTCAAAGGGTACATAAAGGAGGGCCGTCAAACTGAACTGAATGCCACAGAGCACCTGGCGTGTGCAGCCGAAGCAG GCATCCTGACGCTCACCCTAACCAACCCAATCTGGGTGACCAAGACCCGGATGGTGCTCCAGTACAACGCTGACCCAAGCGGTAAACAGTACAAGGGGATGATAGATGCCCTGGTCACGATCTACCGCCATGAGGGAGTGCCAGGACTATATAAG ggTTTTGTTCCTGGTCTGTTTGGCACATCTCACGGAGCGCTGCAGTTCATGGCCTATGAAGAGCTCAAGAGAGGCTACAACAAATACAGGAAAGTGCCTTCAGATGCGAAGCTG AGTGCATTGGAATATATCACAATGGCAGCATTATCCAAAATCTTTGCCGTGGCCACAACATACCCATATCAGGTAGTGCGAGCTCGCCTGCAAGACCAGCACAATACATACAGTGGAGTCCTTGATGTCATCAGACGGACATGGAG GAACGAAGGCGCCATTGGTTTCTACAAAGGCATCATTCCCAACGTGATTCGTGTCACTCCTGCCTGCTGCATCACCTTTGTAGTTTATGAGAATTTTTCCCGTTACCTTCTGGGTCAAGATCAATGa
- the LOC114557415 gene encoding collagen triple helix repeat-containing protein 1 isoform X1: MMSPLVARLLLLVCLASPLYGVEKVRNRGYRKDPDADKYGSCMQGPAGPTGREGNPGTNGIPGTPGIPGRDGLKGEKGECINEIFEEPWRPNYKQCAWNSLNYGIDLGKVADCTFTKLRSDSSLRVLFSGSLRLKCKNACCQRWYFTFNGAECTGPLPIESIIYLDQGSPELNSTINIHRTSSVEGLCEGVKAGLVDVAVWVGTCADYPRGDASTGWNSVSRIIIEELPK; this comes from the exons ATGATGTCTCCTCTCGTTGCCCGCCTGCTGCTTCTTGTCTGCTTGGCTTCACCTCTTTATGGCGTGGAAAAGGTGAGAAATAGAGGATACCGAAAGGATCCTGACGCTGACAAG taTGGCAGTTGCATGCAGGGGCCAGCAGGCCCCACTGGCAGAGAGGGTAACCCTGGCACCAACGGCATCCCAGGGACGCCGGGCATCCCTGGCCGTGACGGACTCAAAGGGGAGAAAGGCGAGTGCATTAACGAGATCTTCGAGGAGCCCTGGAGGCCCAACTACAAGCAGTGTGCCTGGAACTCTCTCAATTATGGGATCGACCTGGGTAAAGTAGCT GACTGTACGTTCACCAAGCTGCGTTCAGACAGCTCCCTCAGAGTCCTCTTCAGCGGTTCCCTCAGACTCAAGTGTAAAAATGCATGCTGCCAGAGGTGGTACTTCACCTTCAATGGAGCAGAGTGCACAGGACCCCTGCCCATAGAGTCCATCATCTACTTAGACCAAGGAAGTCCTGAGCTCAACTCAACCATCAACATCCACAGAACGTCCTCAG tTGAAGGGCTGTGTGAGGGTGTCAAAGCAGGCTTGGTTGATGTGGCCGTGTGGGTGGGGACCTGTGCCGACTATCCCAGAGGGGACGCATCTACAGGCTGGAATTCAGTATCCAGGATTATCATTGAGGAACTgcccaaataa
- the fzd6 gene encoding frizzled-6, translating to MPMPGPLWACLALIWVESCSAHSLFTCEPIKVHRCLGMPYNMTFFPNIMEHYDQDIAASNMEPFMPLANLRCSPDVHQFLCQAFIPACTEENTVIRPCKEQCEAVLSDCEENIRIFGVTWPAELHCDKLDPCSSPDGSALPATTPMSSSSAKRDLGFWCPLQLKTKPGHGSSFLGAQDCAPPCSNMYFKPHDIEFAKNFIGVCSIICLGATLFTFLTFLIDVKRFRYPERPIIFYAVCYSFVSLIYFIGFLLGNNAACTKAAHPAGVDTVVLGSQSKGCTLLFMLLYFFSIAGIVWWVILTITWFLAAGPKWSCEAIEKKAVWFHSAAWGIPGALTVMLLALNKVEGDSISGVCFVGLYDLDALRYFVLAPLCVGVIVGLFLILAGIVSLNHVRQVIQHDERNQEKLKKFMIRIGVFSCLYLVPLVTLLACYTYEQSHRSTWENTWINDRCQEYSIPCSYKTTEHDRPDLSLFLVKYLMTLVVGISAVFWVGSKKTCSQWAYFFNRTRKRDPITESRRVLQESCEFFLKHNSRVQHKKKHYKPSSHKLKVISKSMGTSTGAAPTNASTNQGTSALGNHEHRAHGSLSEASAREPLDRATPSRSSRRGEREREREREREGGERRSKGGSSCKISSHSESMHRVPDGRMTPRSELSEAKHVPGGQQHPALNRSHGSIQDSTHQLARQVPEESKDTKDSSC from the exons CCATTCATGCCCCTGGCAAACCTGCGCTGCTCTCCAGACGTCCACCAGTTCCTGTGCCAAGCCtttatcccagcatgcaccgaGGAGAACACAGTGATCCGTCCTTGCAAAGAGCAGTGCGAGGCCGTTCTGTCCGACTGCGAGGAGAATATCCGAATCTTTGGTGTCACCTGGCCTGCTGAGCTGCACTGTGACAA ATTGGACCCATGTAGCTCTCCTGATGGTTCGGCACTTCCTGCAACCACCCCAATGAGCTCCTCATCAGCTAAGAGGGACCTTGGCTTCTGGTGCCCACTGCAGCTGAAGACCAAACCGGGCCACGGCTCATCGTTCCTCGGCGCCCAGGACTGTGCTCCGCCTTGCTCCAACATGTACTTCAAACCCCACGACATTGAATTTGCCAAAAACTTCATCGGCGTGTGCTCCATCATCTGCTTGGGTGCCACGCTCTTCACCTTCCTTACTTTCCTCATCGACGTCAAGCGTTTCCGCTACCCGGAGCGCCCTATAATCTTCTACGCCGTCTGCTACAGCTTTGTGTCGCTCATATACttcatcggtttcctgctgggGAACAATGCAGCCTGTACCAAAGCGGCTCATCCTGCCGGCGTGGATACAGTGGTGCTGGGCTCTCAGAGCAAAGGCTGCACTCTGCTTTTCATGCTGCTCTACTTCTTCTCTATTGCCGGTATCGTCTGGTGGGTCATACTCACCATCACCTGGTTCCTGGCTGCTGGACCCAAGTGGAGCTGTGAGGCCATAGAAAAGAAAGCG GTGTGGTTCCACTCTGCTGCCTGGGGGATCCCTGGGGCACTAACTGTCATGCTGCTGGCTCTGAACAAGGTTGAAGGGGACAGCATCAGCGGAGTCTGCTTTGTGGGGCTCTACGACCTGGACGCCCTTCGCTACTTTGTTCTGGCTCCTCTGTGCGTGGGCGTCATAGTCGGCCTCTTCCTCATCCTGGCGGGCATTGTTTCTCTCAACCACGTCCGGCAGGTCATCCAGCACGACGAGCGCAACCAGGAGAAGCTGAAGAAGTTCATGATCCGCATTGGCGTTTTCAGCTGCCTCTACCTGGTCCCGCTGGTCACCCTGTTAGCCTGCTACACCTACGAACAGAGTCACCGCAGCACCTGGGAGAACACCTGGATCAACGACCGCTGTCAAGAGTACAGCATCCCCTGCTCCTACAAG ACAACAGAGCACGACCGCCCTGACCTCTCCCTGTTTCTGGTGAAATACCTAATGACGCTGGTGGTCGGAATATCTGCAGTGTTCTGGGTCGGCAGTAAAAAAACCTGCTCTCAGTGGGCCTACTTCTTCAACAGGACCCGCAAGAGAGA TCCCATCACTGAGAGCCGGCGCGTGCTCCAGGAGTCCTGCGAGTTCTTCCTCAAGCACAACAGCCGGGTCCAGCACAAGAAGAAGCACTACAAGCCGAGCTCCCACAAGCTCAAAGTCATCTCCAAGTCCATGGGCACGAGCACGGGCGCTGCACCCACCAACGCCTCCACCAATCAAGGAACCTCTGCACTGGGCAATCACGAGCACCGTGCTCATGGTTCTCTGTCTGAGGCCTCAGCCAGGGAGCCCCTGGACAGGGCCACCCCTAGCCGAAGCTCccggaggggggagagggagagagagagggagagggagagagaagggggagagagacgtAGCAAAGGGGGGAGCTCCTGTAAAATCAGCAGCCACTCAGAGAGCATGCACAGAGTCCCAGATGGGAG GATGACTCCGAGGAGCGAGCTCTCAGAGGCCAAGCACGTCCCCGGTGGACAGCAGCATCCGGCTTTAAACCGATCACACGGCAGCATCCAGGACTCCACCCACCAGCTGGCGCGCCAGGTGCCTGAGGAGAGCAAGGACACAAAGGACAGCAGCTGCTGA
- the LOC114557415 gene encoding collagen triple helix repeat-containing protein 1 isoform X2 — MMSPLVARLLLLVCLASPLYGVEKYGSCMQGPAGPTGREGNPGTNGIPGTPGIPGRDGLKGEKGECINEIFEEPWRPNYKQCAWNSLNYGIDLGKVADCTFTKLRSDSSLRVLFSGSLRLKCKNACCQRWYFTFNGAECTGPLPIESIIYLDQGSPELNSTINIHRTSSVEGLCEGVKAGLVDVAVWVGTCADYPRGDASTGWNSVSRIIIEELPK, encoded by the exons ATGATGTCTCCTCTCGTTGCCCGCCTGCTGCTTCTTGTCTGCTTGGCTTCACCTCTTTATGGCGTGGAAAAG taTGGCAGTTGCATGCAGGGGCCAGCAGGCCCCACTGGCAGAGAGGGTAACCCTGGCACCAACGGCATCCCAGGGACGCCGGGCATCCCTGGCCGTGACGGACTCAAAGGGGAGAAAGGCGAGTGCATTAACGAGATCTTCGAGGAGCCCTGGAGGCCCAACTACAAGCAGTGTGCCTGGAACTCTCTCAATTATGGGATCGACCTGGGTAAAGTAGCT GACTGTACGTTCACCAAGCTGCGTTCAGACAGCTCCCTCAGAGTCCTCTTCAGCGGTTCCCTCAGACTCAAGTGTAAAAATGCATGCTGCCAGAGGTGGTACTTCACCTTCAATGGAGCAGAGTGCACAGGACCCCTGCCCATAGAGTCCATCATCTACTTAGACCAAGGAAGTCCTGAGCTCAACTCAACCATCAACATCCACAGAACGTCCTCAG tTGAAGGGCTGTGTGAGGGTGTCAAAGCAGGCTTGGTTGATGTGGCCGTGTGGGTGGGGACCTGTGCCGACTATCCCAGAGGGGACGCATCTACAGGCTGGAATTCAGTATCCAGGATTATCATTGAGGAACTgcccaaataa